A region of the Dasypus novemcinctus isolate mDasNov1 chromosome X, mDasNov1.1.hap2, whole genome shotgun sequence genome:
AGCAcagcccctgcacaaggatgagatgcaaattcgtgaagtgttccataataaaataaataaatataaaccagCAACCTTCAGAGTGAACAGCGTATTACCTAGGAGGTGCAGGAAGACTTGCTATGAGGTAAATAAGCACTTAGAAGTGTTAAAGGAATCAATTTCTACATCCTCaaatttcatatatattctttcctAAAATTGATCTGCCAGAGAATGCACTTGCAAAGGCGGAGTCAAACTGGttctctttttccatttcccctttcacAAAGGTCCTTTGTGCACTTTACAAAAGAAAAGTAATCTTTTCCCCTATCCTGAATCTTACCTGGTCGCATTGACCCAGGGTGTAAAATCCTTAGGGCAGCAAAGACAATGGTGTAAAAAAACATTTTGCTCTAACTAATGAATGGGGGACCAAATTCTTCTGCAATTTAGATGGTTTCCAATTCTTTGCCTCCAGTAAAATTGAAGAACCCAATGGAGTTGTTAGCTGataaatcatgaaaaataattttgatgatGAATCATTGTGCAATTTTCTCCATATATCTCCGAAGGAATTCAAACATTTGAGTGACATTGCTAAAACAAAATGTCCACTCCCATTTACTTATTTACATATGTGAGGTTTCTGTGTGCTAATACATAACCAAACAAAAAGTAGGAAAAGGATGATGAATCCTGTCTCATTCTAGCAACAAGCAATATTTATCCTCAAATTAAGAAAAAGCCCTATCCATCTCCTTAAGACATACATTcctaataaattttgttttttatatttaataatctatcaatatttgtaatatattttcaatgtttaGATCCATTGTATTCTAATACAATTGTCATGATAACTCAAACTAGAGTATTTTTTAACAGAGCCTTAAGATTACAGGtacatttaaaaagcatttaaattGCAAAATATACACATTTTCACTGCAGAGATACATTATAATCAATAGCatgatttcaaatgaaaaaatattattaggATAAAATTCTGTTGGAGAAATAGAAGGGAATTAAGAACTCAGGATGAAAAGGGAAAACATGCAACTTCCAACCATCAAAGAGCTTGCTTATTAATCTTTAAAGCAGATGATAGTAGCTATCAAATCACTATGATATTTAGGTTTCACTGTATTCATGCAAAATATAGATGCAgcagttttatttttgaaatgtgaaTATTTGCCAGAATATATATCATTTGCACTATTTATAATGTAAAAATTTAGATGTCAATAAAAAAAGTGTGATGGGGTGCaaggtttttcaaaatattttaaagagaattttGATATAAACCAGTAGTTTTATATAAACATACAACCCTCccccctaacacacacacacccacgaGGAATTGCCACCTGCTCTTTTTGCCACCTTGTGGTCAGAGGTGTAGTTGACACCCAGGTGCATCAGCTGTAATGAGGGGCTTAGGTCAGCCCCTTTTGCCTGCATTCTGTCAGACATTTCTGGGATGGAGATGGTTAAATTCTGCCCAGGTCCGAATCCTGACCCATACATGTACTAAGCAACAAAAGATTATGATGACGTACTCCACATGTGATTCAAAGTAAAAACAACATGCAATCAGGAAATGAATGTAAGGAAGTACAAAAAAGTTCTGATTTTTTCCCATGgggactaatttttttttcaatcaaatatgactgtttccaatattttttccttgacttttttcttttgcttctccttCCCTGATGGCGAACTAGACACTTCTAAGTATGCCTTTTGGGGAACCCAGCAATGATTCTGGCCCTGGGGTAAGGGTGTGGAGTACCTCTGTTTGGTTCAGTGCTGTGTCCACAGCTCCCAGCACAGCATCTGGCTCTGAGTTGATGctgaataaacatttgttgagtgaatggtGGCAGAGTCCTCCACTTTCAGAGCACGCTGGCCTGGGCAGAGTCCAGGTGGATGGAATCCTAGGCTTCTGCAGGAAGTTGATCAGCAAGGCAGCCGGTTACCATGGATAGTCGTCAAAGAGATCTTTGGAGTTCTTGGATGCCTGTTACTCTGAAGGTGGGAAGGGAGtatcccctgctcccacccccataTTCTACAACCTCATTTACTTTtagcagcagcaggagcagcaggagcaACAGAACCAGGATGATTCCCCTGGTTGCAGGCCACAGAGGGCAGGGCTTTATTGGAAAGGTGCTGGGATGCGTCAAGGAATTAAAGCAAGAGTTGACTTAGGAAGGGTAGGCTCAGGGCAGCTCTGGGGACTTTAGCTAGCTTgatgctgcccctgctgccatCATTTCCTGGTGTGTGGAGTGAAACCCCAGAGCGTGGCAGATATGGCACCCCCTGTATGTTTCCCTCACCTGAGGGACAGGGGCCCTCCCTGCACCCTGGGACAACCAGCACAGGGGCTGCCTGATGGGCTCTGCCCTACCGATTCCTGACAACTCCTGCTGCTGCCCCAGGTGCCTGGACCCCCAACTTCCTGGAGGAAGGCCATGTGGAAAAGTGGTGCCTGGTGCTAGCTATGGTATCATTGGGAGGCACAGACCCACAAGCTGAGCGGCGTGCACTAAGCCAAGGCCAGCCATCACTGGGACTCACAGTACCCGACTCCTAGAACATGGTCTCCCTGATCCTCACGCACTGGTTACCAACCCCGGGCTACACTTCCTGCGACCAGCACCTGTAGCTTCTTTCCAACAcgcccctcccacacacacaccctcagcCATGCTCCAAGTTCATGGCCACTTGCTCTGGGCTCACTCCTGGTGGACTCTGAGGTGCCACTGCCAATGCCAGCAGCTTCTCACCAGGGGACTGCCCAGAAGCCCTTCAGACCCATGCCCCACCTGGCTCTCCCACTGGCAGCTCTGCAGGTGAAGCTGCTCCCCTTCCATTCCCACCTGCTGCACGACTCCAGGGTTCGGCCAGGGATTAAGGGTCTTGGGACTGTGCCCAGTAGTTTGGGCCCCTCTCAGGCATGGTGTGTGAGTGCGTGCAAGGCCTTTTGTGTGCTGTCCGTCCCGCTGGCCTTGGAGAGAATAGCTGTCTTCTGCCCACAGGGCCAGCGTCTGCCGGGCcaggaggctggctgccaaaccCTCAACCCACCGCGGCCTTGGTAGTCCGAGGAGGAGGCGAGGAGCAAGCACAGGCTCTGCAGAGCACCGATAAGATGGGCAAAGGGAAGTTCCTTTTCAGGCCTAGCAGCCTTGGGAACTCTGACCCTCCGGAGTGCGGGTCCAGGCCTGCCCGAAAACGGAGCCGGAGCTTCATCCTTATTGAGAAGGGCAGAgagcctggggtgggaggggagactGGACAGGGCTGGGGCAGGCTCAGCAGCAAAAGTGATGGTCTGGCACAGCTTCTCACTCTGCTTCCCGGGACCCAGCCTCTAAGGTGACATTTCCCAACCTCAGAAAAGCTTCTGGATTTGCCAATGCTCCATCTCCAGCCCCGTGGTGCTAGGTAAAGCCTGCATGGacgaagggaaggaagagaagaggggaGGAGACGATGAAGGGGGTCAGAGCGGCGATTGGAGCTGAGAACTGGAAGCGCCTTAAAGAGACTGCGCGGTTCCCGCCCCCCTTCCCGCCAGCCTCAATGAATTAGAGCTGTGTTTCCCAAACTTGCCTGCTCATAAGAATCCTCTCAGGCCCTAGTTAAAGATACAGGTTCCAGAGTGCCTCCCTTTGAGATTCGGATTCAGCCGGTCTGCGGGTGGAGTCTAGGAAATCTGTAATTTGAACGCGCTCCCCACGTGATTCTCGTGAACAAGCAAGTTTGGGAAATACTGAATTAAAGGAAACGGGGCCTGGCTGCCGAAGCGGCCTCCGCTAGGGGGCTACGGCGGGAGGATTCCCGGGGGCGTCGCCTGCTTCCGCCGCCGCCTCCTTTAGTGAAAGTCCCTTTTGGTCCAGCTGCCACAGCTACCGCGCTCCCTCAGGCcgggcgggggacaccccaggtCTGCGTGGCCCCCGCGCCGCCACGCCCAGTGGCCGCCTGAGCCCTGCGAGCAGGGGGAGGAGCTGCCGCCAGTGGAGgcggaggaggtggaggaggcgGAGACGGCAGAGCAGGCGGAGAGGAAGGTGGAGGAGGAGGCGAAGGTGGAGGGGAAGGTGGACGCCGCCGGGAAGGTGGAAGCGGCCGGGAAGGTGGACGCCGCCGGGAAGGTGGAGACGGCGGAGGGTCGGGGCCAACGGGTTGAGCTCAAGCTGGAGCCAGAACCCGAGCCGATACGGGAGGCGGAGCAGGAGACGAAGGGGGAGCCGAAGCCGGAGCCGGAGGATGAGAACCCAGCGCGGAGCGGCGGTGGCGGCAGCAGCGACGAggttcctccccccacccttcccTGCGACCCACCGCGGCCCCCAGATCCTTCTCCGCGTCGCAGTCGTGCTCCCCGACGCCGACCCCGACCCCGGCCCCAGACCCGGCTCCGGACCCCGCCGCAGCCTAGGCCACGGCCCCCGCCACGGCCCCGGCGCGGCCCTGGGGGTGGATGCCTGGATGTGGATTTTACTTTGGGTCCCCCAGGATGTTCCCACGTGAACAGCTTTAAGGTGGGAGAGAACTGGAGGCAGGAACTGCGGGTGATCTACCAGTGCTTCGTGTGGTGTGGAACCCCAGAGACcaggaaaagcaaagcaaagtcgTGCATCTGCCATGTGTGTGGCACTCATTTGAACAGGCTCCACTCTTGCctttcctgtgtcttctttggCTGCTTTACGGAGAAGCACATTCACGAGCACGCCGAGACAAAACAACACAACTTAGCAGTAGACCTTTATTATGGAGGTATATACTGCTTTATGTGTAAGGATTACGTATATGACAAAGACATTGAGCAAATTGCCAAAGAAGAGCAAGGAGAAGCTTTGAAATTACAAGCCTCCACCTCAACAGAGGTTTCTCACCAGCAGTGTTCAGTGCCAGGCCTTGGTGAGAAATATCCAACCTGGGAAACAACCAAACCAGAGTTAGAACTGCTGGGACATAACCCAAGGAGAAGAAGAATCACCTCAAGCTTTACCATTGGTTTAAGAGGACTCATCAATCTTGGGAACACATGCTTCATGAACTGCATTGTCCAGGCCCTTACCCACACTCCAATACTGAGAGATTTCTTCCTCTCTGACAGGCACAGATGTGAAATGCCAAGTCCTGAGTTGTGTCTGGTCTGTGAGATGTCTTCGCTTTTTCGGGAGTTGTATTCTGGGAACCCATCTCCTCATGTTCCCTATAAATTACTGCATCTGGTGTGGATACACGCACGTCATTTAGCGGGGTACAGGCAACAGGACGCCCACGAGTTCCTCATTGCAGCATTAGATGTCCTGCACAGGCACTGCAAAGGTGACAATGTCGGGAAGGTGGCTAACAATCCCAACCACTGTAACTGCATCATAGACCAAATCTTCACTGGTGGCCTGCAGTCGGATGTCACCTGTCAAGCCTGCCATGGTGTCTCTACCACGATAGACCCTTGCTGGGACATCAGTTTGGACTTGCCTGGCTCTTGTACCTCCTTCTGGCCCCTGAGCCCAGGGAGGGAGAGCAGTGTGAATGGGGAAAGCCACATACCAGGAATCACCACACTCACGGACTGCTTGCGGAGGTTTACAAGGCCAGAGCACTTAGGAAGCAGTGCCAAAATCAAGTGTGGTAGTTGCCAAAGCTACCAGGAATCTACCAAACAACTCACCATGAATAAATTACCCGTCGTTGCCTGTTTTCATTTCAAACGATTTGAACACTCAGCCAAACAGAGGCGCAAGATCACTACGtacatttcctttcctctggaGTTAGATATGACACCGTTTATGGCCTCAAGTAAAGAGAGCAGAATGAATGGACAGTTGCAGCCATCAACCAATAGTGGCAACAACGAGAATAAGTATTCCTTGTTTGCTGTGGTTAATCACCAAGGAACCTTGGAGAGTGGCCACTATACCAGCTTCATCAGGCACCACAAGGACCAGTGGTTTAAATGTGATGATGCCGTCATCACCAAGGCCAGTATTAAGGACGTGCTGGACAGTGAAGGGTATCTACTGTTCTATCACAAACAGGTCCTGGAACATGAGtcagaaaaagtgaaagaaatgagTACGCAAGCCTACTGAAGTGACACACAGACCTACCTGTAATGGAAGATGACAACACCTATACTACAACTGGCATTGAGATTTAAAGGACCTACTTGATCATGGCCCATTGGCCTGACAGAGTAAGAATTGAACAGTCCCCAGTGTCCAAAAGGTCTTGTTTGGAAGAGAAatagagggggagggagaggaggctcCAGTCTAAGCAGTCacttaaaggaaaattaaatgacAGGAATGTTCTGAGTGGGGAAGGCAGGAGCAGGAGAAGTTTGACACTGGTACATATCCTATATTCCTCCAAAAGGTTGTGTGGGaaggtgtgggggggtggggggggtgggggggtgtgtGCCCTTGTAACCATAAAACATCTTTCTCCATGGGTGTTCCAGCTTCAACTGACCAGTCACATAACAGTTAAAGGTTTGGGGGATAAAAAGCAAAGTTTACAAAAATGTAGCCCATTGTGTATATGGGTATGAAAGCAGAAAAGTGGAGGAGGCAGGGATATCTCATTGACAAACACCTTTGCCAGTTTCTTTGTATTTGTGATTTTTTGTGCTATTAAATgcagtattaaaaaagaaaagccctcCTGGGCTaatgaaaggagaagaaagaaggggGCTTGTACAAGAGGAGCAGTTGCTCCAAAAGTAGAGAAGACAAGAAATACTATAAGATAAGCAACCTACACAGACAGGCCTCAGCTGAGagtatagtgtgtgtgtgttttcaaaaAAAAAGCGCTGTATGATATACTTGAGCAAATCAATGAACCTCTTTGcaattgttttctcatttgtaaaatgcagataatTCCTACCTTAAAGGGTTATTGTAAAGATTAAAGGATATAAAATGTGTCAAAGTACAAAGTAAAAGGCTTGGAACTTTATAGGggctcagtaaacatttgttggTCTGAATCTGAAACTTCTTTGGACCAGGACCAGAATGTATTAGAGGTGAGGGGCAGTCCCAAGGAGACCCTTGTACAGAAAGGACACACATCATTTAACATGCAGatgctctctctgtctctctctctcacacacacacaactcccTTCCCAACACTATCTCCTTGGATCCCCAAGGCAATGGCTTCCACTAATGTTCCTTGTATACAGTGTATCACAGTCAGTGCCACACCCTGGACTGGGAGTGAGGTGGGACAAACCACAGGTGTCCCCCAAAAGTCATTATTCTGTCCATTTGGAAGACAGTCATGTTGTTTTCATGACTGAGTACCTCAGGGACGGGACTTTCAGGGCTGTAGACTAGGTTTTCACATGACGGTATTTGGTGGTCTTTGATTCTAAAAGCACTGAGTTAAGCTGTTAAATTTACCCACAGGGGTATATCAGTAGAAAGACTATTTCCAAAGCAAACTGGTTCATCAGGCCAGGGATATTAGTAAAGTGGCTTGTTGGAGTTCCCTGATTTCTGACAGAGGGTGGAGCAGCCTGTGGAGACTTCAGCTCAAACAGACGGGATGAGCCTAGCATGGGATAAGCACTGGTTTTTCTTCTCAgcatcaggtacaaaagtatccACTACCTAGAAGAgcctggaggggggagggggtggaatgtAACATGTATCAGATCTGTGGGGCTTGGATCCAAGGGTAAAATGCTGGGCTCCTCCAGTCTACTTTGTGGCcattttgaaacattttatatttgtttacttgtttatggCTGTACCCCCAGCTAGCTCAcagctccttgaggacagggatTATGTTTCCTCTTGTACCCTGCTGCATCCTCAGCCCCTTCCACAGTACCTGGCACGTAGTAAGTAGTTATTCAAAACATTtgctggatggatggataaatgaacTTATGCACCTTTCTCTCATAACCACATTTTCATCAACATCCAGGGCCCGTAATCTTAAGGAGAAAACGTAAAAGTTATTTTTGGCATCTTGCAGGATGGGGGGCAATTGTGGGGTGAGTAGCCTCTGATGCCACTTGGCTACTTCATGAAGCCTTTTGGGATGTATCTGATAGCCCTGCCTGGGAAGACACGACCCATACCTACATTCCTCATCTCTGCCAGGGGAAATGCTGTGTCAGGCACACACCACCAGAATCTGACTGCTTGAAcagaaagtgttttaaaaaattaaacatttttatttggaaagaatttCAAATTAATAGACAAGTTGCAAACATAAATATAGTATTAAGAACATC
Encoded here:
- the USP27X gene encoding ubiquitin carboxyl-terminal hydrolase 27; translation: MVCECVQGLLCAVRPAGLGENSCLLPTGPASAGPGGWLPNPQPTAALVVRGGGEEQAQALQSTDKMGKGKFLFRPSSLGNSDPPECGSRPARKRSRSFILIEKGREPGSLLVQLPQLPRSLRPGGGHPRSAWPPRRHAQWPPEPCEQGEELPPVEAEEVEEAETAEQAERKVEEEAKVEGKVDAAGKVEAAGKVDAAGKVETAEGRGQRVELKLEPEPEPIREAEQETKGEPKPEPEDENPARSGGGGSSDEVPPPTLPCDPPRPPDPSPRRSRAPRRRPRPRPQTRLRTPPQPRPRPPPRPRRGPGGGCLDVDFTLGPPGCSHVNSFKVGENWRQELRVIYQCFVWCGTPETRKSKAKSCICHVCGTHLNRLHSCLSCVFFGCFTEKHIHEHAETKQHNLAVDLYYGGIYCFMCKDYVYDKDIEQIAKEEQGEALKLQASTSTEVSHQQCSVPGLGEKYPTWETTKPELELLGHNPRRRRITSSFTIGLRGLINLGNTCFMNCIVQALTHTPILRDFFLSDRHRCEMPSPELCLVCEMSSLFRELYSGNPSPHVPYKLLHLVWIHARHLAGYRQQDAHEFLIAALDVLHRHCKGDNVGKVANNPNHCNCIIDQIFTGGLQSDVTCQACHGVSTTIDPCWDISLDLPGSCTSFWPLSPGRESSVNGESHIPGITTLTDCLRRFTRPEHLGSSAKIKCGSCQSYQESTKQLTMNKLPVVACFHFKRFEHSAKQRRKITTYISFPLELDMTPFMASSKESRMNGQLQPSTNSGNNENKYSLFAVVNHQGTLESGHYTSFIRHHKDQWFKCDDAVITKASIKDVLDSEGYLLFYHKQVLEHESEKVKEMSTQAY